In a genomic window of Rhinolophus ferrumequinum isolate MPI-CBG mRhiFer1 chromosome 2, mRhiFer1_v1.p, whole genome shotgun sequence:
- the CD200 gene encoding OX-2 membrane glycoprotein isoform X1, with protein MERLVFGRFFCHLSTYRLIWFLAAVTLCRAQVVTQDEKKLLNTPASLRCSLGTSQEVLVVTWQKIKAASPENMVTFSKSHGVVVQPAYKDKINITELGLQNSTITFWNTTLEDEGCYQCLFNTFGSGNVLGKACLTLFVQPTVFLYYKFFEDHLNITCSANARPAPVISWKVSGSGMDNSTEILSHPNGTTSVTSVLHVKDPKSQVGKEVICQVLHLGTVTSFRQTVNKGVWFSVPLLLSIVSLIILLILISILLYWKRRRTQDREP; from the exons ATGGAGAGGCTG GTGTTCGGGAGGTTCTTCTGTCATCTCTCTACCTACAGACTGATTTGGTTCTTGGCTGCAGTGACGCTATGCAGGGCACAAG TGGTGACTCAAGATGAAAAAAAGCTGCTGAACACACCTGCTTCCTTACGATGCTCTCTGGGAACTTCCCAGGAAGTCTTGGTTGTGACATGGCAGAAAATCAAGGCTGCTAGCCCAGAAAACATGGTCACCTTCAGCAAGTCCCATGGTGTTGTGGTCCAGCCAGCCTATAAGGACAAGATAAACATCACTGAGCTGGGACTCCAGAACTCAACCATTACCTTCTGGAATACCACCCTGGAGGATGAGGGATGTTACCAATGCCTCTTCAATACCTTTGGTTCTGGGAATGTCTTAGGAAAAGCCTGCCTCACTCTATTTG TACAGCCCACAGTATTCCTCTACTATAAATTCTTTGAAGACCACCTAAATATCACTTGCTCTGCCAATGCCCGCCCAGCCCCTGTGATCTCCTGGAAGGTCTCTGGGTCAGGAATGGACAACAGTACTGAGATTCTTTCACATCCCAATGGGACCACATCTGTCACCAGTGTCCTCCATGTCAAAGACCCCAAGAGTCAGGTGGGAAAAGAGGTGATCTGCCAGGTGCTGCACCTAGGGACTGTGACCAGCTTCAGGCAAACTGTGAACAAAG GTGTTTGGTTTTCAGTTCCACTACTGTTAAGTATTGTTTCCCTGATAATTCTTCTGATTTTAATCTCAATCTTACTGTACTGGAAACGTCGTCGGACCCAAGATCGAG agcccTAG
- the CD200 gene encoding OX-2 membrane glycoprotein isoform X2, which yields MVFGRFFCHLSTYRLIWFLAAVTLCRAQVVTQDEKKLLNTPASLRCSLGTSQEVLVVTWQKIKAASPENMVTFSKSHGVVVQPAYKDKINITELGLQNSTITFWNTTLEDEGCYQCLFNTFGSGNVLGKACLTLFVQPTVFLYYKFFEDHLNITCSANARPAPVISWKVSGSGMDNSTEILSHPNGTTSVTSVLHVKDPKSQVGKEVICQVLHLGTVTSFRQTVNKGVWFSVPLLLSIVSLIILLILISILLYWKRRRTQDREP from the exons atg GTGTTCGGGAGGTTCTTCTGTCATCTCTCTACCTACAGACTGATTTGGTTCTTGGCTGCAGTGACGCTATGCAGGGCACAAG TGGTGACTCAAGATGAAAAAAAGCTGCTGAACACACCTGCTTCCTTACGATGCTCTCTGGGAACTTCCCAGGAAGTCTTGGTTGTGACATGGCAGAAAATCAAGGCTGCTAGCCCAGAAAACATGGTCACCTTCAGCAAGTCCCATGGTGTTGTGGTCCAGCCAGCCTATAAGGACAAGATAAACATCACTGAGCTGGGACTCCAGAACTCAACCATTACCTTCTGGAATACCACCCTGGAGGATGAGGGATGTTACCAATGCCTCTTCAATACCTTTGGTTCTGGGAATGTCTTAGGAAAAGCCTGCCTCACTCTATTTG TACAGCCCACAGTATTCCTCTACTATAAATTCTTTGAAGACCACCTAAATATCACTTGCTCTGCCAATGCCCGCCCAGCCCCTGTGATCTCCTGGAAGGTCTCTGGGTCAGGAATGGACAACAGTACTGAGATTCTTTCACATCCCAATGGGACCACATCTGTCACCAGTGTCCTCCATGTCAAAGACCCCAAGAGTCAGGTGGGAAAAGAGGTGATCTGCCAGGTGCTGCACCTAGGGACTGTGACCAGCTTCAGGCAAACTGTGAACAAAG GTGTTTGGTTTTCAGTTCCACTACTGTTAAGTATTGTTTCCCTGATAATTCTTCTGATTTTAATCTCAATCTTACTGTACTGGAAACGTCGTCGGACCCAAGATCGAG agcccTAG
- the CD200 gene encoding OX-2 membrane glycoprotein isoform X3 — protein sequence MVTFSKSHGVVVQPAYKDKINITELGLQNSTITFWNTTLEDEGCYQCLFNTFGSGNVLGKACLTLFVQPTVFLYYKFFEDHLNITCSANARPAPVISWKVSGSGMDNSTEILSHPNGTTSVTSVLHVKDPKSQVGKEVICQVLHLGTVTSFRQTVNKGVWFSVPLLLSIVSLIILLILISILLYWKRRRTQDREP from the exons ATGGTCACCTTCAGCAAGTCCCATGGTGTTGTGGTCCAGCCAGCCTATAAGGACAAGATAAACATCACTGAGCTGGGACTCCAGAACTCAACCATTACCTTCTGGAATACCACCCTGGAGGATGAGGGATGTTACCAATGCCTCTTCAATACCTTTGGTTCTGGGAATGTCTTAGGAAAAGCCTGCCTCACTCTATTTG TACAGCCCACAGTATTCCTCTACTATAAATTCTTTGAAGACCACCTAAATATCACTTGCTCTGCCAATGCCCGCCCAGCCCCTGTGATCTCCTGGAAGGTCTCTGGGTCAGGAATGGACAACAGTACTGAGATTCTTTCACATCCCAATGGGACCACATCTGTCACCAGTGTCCTCCATGTCAAAGACCCCAAGAGTCAGGTGGGAAAAGAGGTGATCTGCCAGGTGCTGCACCTAGGGACTGTGACCAGCTTCAGGCAAACTGTGAACAAAG GTGTTTGGTTTTCAGTTCCACTACTGTTAAGTATTGTTTCCCTGATAATTCTTCTGATTTTAATCTCAATCTTACTGTACTGGAAACGTCGTCGGACCCAAGATCGAG agcccTAG